One part of the Desulfonema ishimotonii genome encodes these proteins:
- the cobC gene encoding alpha-ribazole phosphatase: MIFLMRHGQTESDGQKRFIGQTDLPLSPEGAAQIRGWRDALASVEFAGIFCSDLTRTRESARILAEGRGADVRAVPELREIDLGEWDGLPMSEVRARFPDAWQERGENLAGYRPPGGESFADVQARAVPAFERIAARTDGNLLIVAHAGVNRVILCHILGMPLSRLFRLGQDYACLNTIVRRKGSWVVAGLNWGIFGDCGVRSCFKNTGGSETECEN; this comes from the coding sequence ATGATTTTTCTGATGCGTCACGGCCAGACCGAATCGGATGGACAGAAGCGGTTTATCGGCCAGACCGATCTGCCCCTGAGCCCGGAGGGGGCCGCGCAGATCCGGGGCTGGCGGGATGCGCTGGCGTCTGTGGAATTCGCGGGGATTTTTTGCAGCGATCTGACCCGGACCCGCGAGAGCGCCCGGATTCTGGCGGAAGGGCGGGGGGCTGATGTCCGGGCCGTGCCGGAGCTGCGGGAGATTGATCTGGGCGAGTGGGACGGCCTGCCCATGTCCGAGGTGCGGGCGCGTTTCCCGGACGCATGGCAGGAGCGGGGCGAAAATCTGGCGGGCTACCGTCCCCCCGGGGGCGAGAGCTTTGCGGATGTGCAGGCCAGGGCGGTTCCGGCTTTTGAGAGGATTGCGGCCCGGACCGACGGCAATCTCCTGATCGTGGCCCACGCCGGGGTCAACCGGGTCATCCTCTGCCACATTCTGGGAATGCCCCTTTCCCGGCTTTTCCGGCTGGGCCAGGACTATGCCTGCCTGAATACGATTGTTCGCAGGAAGGGGAGCTGGGTTGTTGCCGGGTTGAATTGGGGGATTTTTGGGGATTGCGGGGTAAGAAGCTGTTTTAAAAATACCGGCGGATCAGAAACAGAGTGCGAAAATTAA
- a CDS encoding DVU_1551 family NTP transferase, with protein MNRENITAIILSAGFSSRMGKFKPLLPLGETAVLDHSVHLFRSAGISDIRVVTGHRADEIAAHLRPTGIPCLHNPDYETGMFSSVVTGVRSLEPDREAFFMLPADIPLVRQTTLIRLLAAWQAGSGQILYPNFEGERGHPPLISGQFAQEIVNWQEDGGLRAFLARHADVAADVAVADEFMLMDMDTPESYDRITAQYERYDVPTARECVTLMTQVLKVDERIVRHCRAVADIAGQLGTALSAAGCALDPDRIVAAGLVHDLARTEPNHAAAGAKMLREMGFPGVADIVAVHMNITVREDAPVTEAEVVHLADKLVRGDQPVSVEERFAGKMEKYGDIPEVRAKIEGRLNAALSIKRRIEKVVQRPISDITGAGR; from the coding sequence ATGAACCGAGAAAATATCACCGCCATCATCCTGTCCGCCGGTTTTTCATCGCGGATGGGCAAATTCAAACCCCTGCTCCCTCTGGGGGAAACCGCCGTTCTGGACCATTCGGTTCACCTGTTCCGGTCCGCCGGGATTTCGGATATCCGGGTGGTCACCGGACACCGGGCCGATGAGATCGCGGCCCATCTGAGGCCGACCGGGATTCCCTGCCTGCACAACCCGGACTATGAAACCGGCATGTTCTCCTCGGTTGTCACGGGCGTCCGAAGCCTGGAGCCGGACCGGGAGGCATTTTTCATGCTGCCTGCCGACATTCCCCTGGTTCGTCAGACCACCCTGATCCGGCTGCTGGCGGCGTGGCAGGCGGGAAGCGGGCAAATTCTGTATCCCAATTTCGAGGGCGAGCGGGGACACCCGCCCCTGATCTCCGGCCAATTTGCACAGGAAATTGTCAACTGGCAGGAAGATGGCGGCCTCCGGGCATTTCTGGCCCGGCACGCGGACGTGGCCGCAGACGTGGCGGTGGCCGACGAGTTTATGCTCATGGACATGGACACGCCCGAAAGCTACGACCGGATCACTGCGCAATATGAGCGCTACGACGTGCCGACCGCGCGGGAATGCGTGACCCTGATGACACAGGTGCTGAAGGTGGATGAGCGGATTGTCCGGCACTGCCGGGCGGTGGCCGACATTGCCGGGCAACTGGGCACAGCCCTCAGCGCGGCAGGCTGCGCCCTTGATCCCGACCGGATTGTCGCTGCCGGTCTGGTGCATGATCTGGCGCGGACCGAGCCGAATCACGCGGCGGCCGGGGCAAAGATGCTGCGGGAGATGGGCTTTCCGGGGGTGGCAGATATCGTGGCCGTCCACATGAACATCACGGTCCGGGAAGACGCACCCGTCACCGAGGCCGAGGTGGTCCATCTGGCGGATAAGCTGGTGCGGGGAGATCAGCCGGTCTCTGTTGAGGAGCGGTTTGCCGGAAAAATGGAAAAATACGGGGATATTCCCGAAGTCCGGGCCAAAATCGAGGGGCGGCTGAACGCAGCTCTGTCCATCAAAAGGCGAATTGAGAAGGTGGTGCAGCGCCCGATTTCAGATATTACGGGGGCGGGCCGATGA
- a CDS encoding ABC transporter ATP-binding protein, giving the protein MSFLRIDDLHIRLGEFRLSGVSLELEKGEYLTIIGPTGAGKTILLECIIGFYTPDRGRIFLDGTDITRYRPCQRNIGIVYQDYALMPHMTVFENIAYGLKKQVREKKAIAAAVAEMADALHIGHILARHPGTLSGGEQQRTALARALIVKPRLLLMDEPLSAVDPQTRREMRHLLKGAIRKWETTVIHITHDLDDAWSLADKVAMFRDGKILQSGPLKEVFDTPRTRFAADFLGVRILEGIAEGRDGEMTRVNINGLILKSATPAEPGTHVRVALRPENIMVSKTRPEKISAQNVIRTTLESVCPENNLHALTLRANGHTTLSILITRNAIEQMELHPGDTVYALIKCTHVRIV; this is encoded by the coding sequence GTGAGCTTCCTCAGAATCGACGATCTGCACATCCGGCTGGGGGAATTCCGGCTCAGTGGCGTCTCCCTGGAACTGGAAAAGGGTGAATATCTGACCATCATCGGCCCCACGGGCGCGGGCAAAACCATCCTGCTGGAATGTATCATCGGGTTTTACACCCCGGACAGGGGCCGGATCTTTCTGGACGGCACGGACATCACCCGGTACAGGCCCTGCCAGCGCAACATCGGCATTGTGTACCAAGATTACGCCCTGATGCCCCATATGACGGTTTTTGAGAACATCGCCTACGGCCTGAAGAAACAGGTGAGGGAGAAAAAGGCGATTGCGGCGGCCGTGGCGGAGATGGCCGACGCCCTGCACATTGGCCACATTCTGGCGCGGCATCCGGGAACCCTCTCCGGCGGCGAACAGCAGCGCACGGCCCTGGCCCGCGCCCTGATCGTGAAGCCCCGGCTCCTGCTCATGGACGAACCCCTTTCCGCCGTTGACCCGCAGACCCGCCGGGAGATGCGCCATCTGCTCAAGGGGGCGATCCGAAAATGGGAGACCACCGTCATTCACATCACCCACGACCTGGACGACGCCTGGTCCCTGGCCGATAAGGTCGCCATGTTCAGGGACGGGAAAATCCTCCAGTCCGGCCCCCTGAAAGAGGTGTTTGACACCCCCCGGACCCGGTTTGCCGCGGATTTCCTCGGTGTCCGAATCCTGGAGGGCATTGCGGAGGGCAGGGACGGGGAAATGACCCGTGTCAATATCAACGGGCTGATCCTGAAGAGCGCAACCCCGGCTGAACCGGGGACGCATGTCCGGGTGGCGCTCCGGCCCGAAAATATCATGGTGTCCAAAACCCGCCCGGAAAAGATCTCCGCCCAGAACGTCATCAGAACCACCCTGGAGTCCGTCTGCCCGGAGAACAACCTCCACGCCCTGACGCTCCGGGCCAACGGGCATACAACGCTCAGCATTCTGATCACCCGGAACGCCATCGAACAGATGGAACTGCATCCGGGGGATACGGTGTATGCCCTGATCAAATGTACCCATGTGAGGATTGTCTGA
- a CDS encoding ABC transporter permease has product MGFSTVRQIDGFRACLLFISFFITALLMLAIGSLFAVPELTDIWKSLKSEEMRFALRLSLITGSASTVLVMLFALPIGYTLSRFEFRGKRLVKTICDLPVAFPELVLGLCLLMLFGNTFVGKLFQLMGLNFVFTRQGVVVAQFFTALPYAIRIMKSTFDYISPRLEFVSRSLGYTQFETVRHVTLPLAKNGLTAATVISFARCIGTFGTVLILAGGSHMQTEVLPTALYLNISYGNMGMALTSGMVLVVVSFIAIFIFEKADVSL; this is encoded by the coding sequence ATGGGGTTTTCAACCGTGCGCCAGATAGACGGGTTCAGGGCCTGCCTCCTTTTCATCTCCTTTTTCATCACCGCCCTTCTGATGCTGGCCATCGGCTCCCTCTTTGCCGTGCCGGAGCTGACAGATATATGGAAGAGCCTGAAAAGCGAGGAGATGCGCTTCGCCCTCCGGCTCTCCCTGATCACCGGATCTGCCTCCACCGTTCTGGTCATGCTCTTTGCCCTGCCCATTGGCTACACCCTCTCCCGGTTCGAGTTCCGGGGAAAGCGTCTGGTGAAAACCATCTGCGACCTGCCGGTGGCCTTCCCGGAACTGGTGCTGGGACTCTGCCTGCTGATGCTGTTTGGCAACACCTTCGTGGGCAAGCTGTTCCAACTCATGGGGCTGAACTTCGTCTTTACCCGGCAGGGCGTGGTGGTGGCCCAGTTTTTCACGGCCCTGCCCTATGCCATCCGCATCATGAAATCGACCTTTGACTATATCAGCCCCCGCCTGGAATTTGTCTCCCGCAGTCTGGGATACACGCAGTTTGAAACCGTGCGCCATGTCACCCTGCCCCTGGCCAAAAACGGGCTGACCGCCGCCACGGTCATCTCCTTTGCCCGGTGCATCGGCACATTCGGCACGGTCCTCATCCTGGCGGGCGGCTCCCACATGCAGACCGAGGTGCTGCCCACGGCCCTCTATCTCAATATCTCCTACGGCAACATGGGCATGGCCCTGACCAGCGGCATGGTCCTGGTGGTGGTCTCCTTTATCGCCATCTTCATCTTTGAAAAAGCGGATGTGAGCCTGTGA
- the modA gene encoding molybdate ABC transporter substrate-binding protein has translation MRYLITFLATVLLAFNSFAADLSVYAGAGLIKPMEELRKNFEQEHHISVSVHYGGSGELFGLMAAGRPSDVFIPGAAKYTQDALKNGWIVRESIRDLVRHVPVIVVPAGNPAHIQTLEDLTKPGIRVALGDPKGPAIGRVSKKLLSEAGLYEKVRANTRVLTPTVNQLLIYVTLKQADAAIIWEDLVSWSENRGKADVIRIPEAQNQIKTIPTAVTTHGKENPLAPRFSDHIASEAGLAIWKKWGFQPCAR, from the coding sequence ATGCGATATCTGATCACATTTCTTGCGACCGTACTGCTTGCCTTCAATTCCTTTGCCGCCGATCTGAGTGTCTATGCCGGGGCCGGGCTGATCAAACCGATGGAAGAACTGCGGAAGAACTTTGAACAGGAACATCACATCAGCGTCAGTGTTCATTACGGCGGGTCGGGCGAACTCTTCGGCCTGATGGCTGCGGGACGGCCCTCTGATGTCTTCATCCCCGGCGCGGCCAAATATACGCAGGATGCCCTGAAAAACGGGTGGATCGTCAGAGAGAGCATCCGCGACCTTGTGCGCCATGTGCCGGTGATCGTCGTCCCTGCGGGAAATCCGGCCCATATTCAGACCCTCGAAGACCTGACAAAGCCGGGCATACGGGTGGCGCTCGGCGACCCCAAAGGCCCGGCCATCGGCAGGGTTTCAAAAAAACTCCTCTCCGAAGCGGGCCTTTACGAAAAAGTCCGGGCCAACACCCGCGTTCTGACACCCACGGTGAACCAGCTTCTGATCTATGTCACCCTGAAACAGGCAGATGCTGCCATTATCTGGGAAGATCTGGTAAGCTGGAGCGAGAACAGGGGCAAGGCGGACGTGATCCGAATCCCCGAAGCACAAAATCAGATCAAAACCATCCCGACGGCAGTCACCACGCACGGAAAAGAAAACCCGCTGGCTCCTCGGTTCAGCGACCATATCGCCTCTGAGGCCGGTCTGGCCATCTGGAAAAAATGGGGTTTTCAACCGTGCGCCAGATAG
- a CDS encoding XdhC family aldehyde oxidoreductase maturation factor, which produces MNKIEKHICQLIEKEEKFVLATILSQVGSTPRLPGTKMIIRSDGSIIGTIGGGLVEAEVMKAAPEVMETGSAQIRDFNLNVANPDDSMDMICGGHLEILMESVMPDQNTLRMFETFLEYSRKGQKSILASDISDVGKNNSIIQRCLFAEGGTLYGDTDFPADFLESLMQKTCKARSPSLLVVDDRRFLVEPSFSAGTAFLFGAGHVSQQLARLTHMVDFRTVILDDRAEFANAERFAEAEEVIVLADFEKALDGLDIGPDSYVVILTRGHSHDQTVLEQALGTEAGYIGMIGSHKKRDTIYQSLLQKGFTQEDLKRVHSPIGLSIKAETPEEIAVSIIGEMIAHRAGA; this is translated from the coding sequence ATGAACAAAATCGAAAAGCACATTTGTCAACTGATTGAAAAAGAGGAAAAATTCGTTCTGGCGACCATTCTGAGCCAGGTCGGGTCCACGCCGCGTCTGCCGGGAACCAAGATGATCATCCGGTCGGACGGCAGCATCATCGGAACCATCGGCGGCGGGCTGGTGGAGGCCGAGGTGATGAAAGCCGCGCCGGAGGTTATGGAGACCGGCAGCGCACAGATCCGCGATTTCAACCTGAACGTCGCCAACCCGGACGACAGCATGGACATGATCTGCGGCGGCCATTTGGAAATACTCATGGAAAGCGTGATGCCCGATCAGAACACCCTGCGCATGTTTGAGACCTTCCTTGAATATTCCCGGAAAGGGCAGAAAAGCATTCTGGCCAGCGACATCTCCGATGTGGGCAAAAACAACAGCATCATTCAGCGCTGCCTGTTTGCGGAAGGCGGGACATTGTACGGCGACACCGATTTTCCGGCAGATTTTTTGGAATCCCTGATGCAGAAAACCTGCAAGGCCCGCTCCCCGTCCCTGCTCGTGGTGGATGACCGGCGCTTTCTCGTGGAACCCTCTTTTTCCGCCGGAACCGCCTTTCTCTTCGGTGCGGGCCATGTCTCCCAGCAGCTTGCCCGGCTGACCCACATGGTCGATTTCCGCACCGTAATTCTGGACGACCGGGCCGAATTCGCCAACGCGGAACGGTTCGCCGAAGCCGAAGAGGTGATCGTGCTGGCGGACTTTGAAAAGGCGCTTGACGGGCTGGACATCGGGCCGGACAGCTATGTGGTGATCCTCACCAGAGGCCACAGCCACGACCAGACCGTTCTGGAGCAGGCTCTCGGAACAGAGGCCGGATATATCGGCATGATCGGCAGCCACAAAAAACGCGACACCATTTACCAGTCTCTGCTGCAAAAAGGATTCACCCAGGAAGACCTGAAACGGGTACACTCCCCCATCGGCCTTTCCATCAAAGCGGAAACGCCCGAGGAGATCGCGGTCAGCATTATCGGGGAGATGATTGCCCACAGGGCGGGGGCATAG
- a CDS encoding AAA family ATPase has protein sequence MIQHIALRHVGPSDSMSVRFSPRLNILTGDNGLGKTFVFDIIWWAMTRTWANNPAWPDRGKNIRPEIEFHIRSESGHLLKKNSVYDIQEQSWPLPDASPKDNAIVLYARSDGGISVSDPIKHDDMAVPKDLRRVPRTFHFSADEIRNGLTDKKGKTVCNGLIRDWTIWQFQKPEIFDVFVSVLEKLSPDSDEKLRPGKPIRVSVEDARDIPTLELPYGTIPITHISAGMQRIIGFAYLLVWAWSEHKAVASLMNLEPQQRITILFDEIESHLHPKWQRVILPAILDVANIAESDMKVQMIASTHAPLVLSSIETEFCENRDQVLTFDLADGNVSVREIPWSKQGDVTNWLVSDVFGLRQARSKAAEVAIEAANAFMRGEADELPEHLKTKAAIHEALSQALAGHDPFWPRWVVFTGGTA, from the coding sequence ATGATTCAGCACATCGCACTCAGACACGTCGGCCCATCGGATTCCATGAGCGTCCGTTTTTCACCGAGACTGAATATTCTCACCGGGGACAACGGGCTGGGCAAAACCTTTGTGTTTGATATCATCTGGTGGGCAATGACCCGGACATGGGCCAATAATCCCGCATGGCCGGACCGGGGCAAAAATATACGGCCGGAGATTGAATTCCATATCCGATCCGAGTCCGGCCATCTGCTCAAAAAAAACAGTGTTTATGATATTCAGGAACAATCCTGGCCGTTACCCGATGCGTCCCCGAAAGATAATGCCATTGTGCTTTATGCCCGCTCGGATGGCGGCATATCTGTTTCTGATCCGATAAAACATGATGACATGGCCGTGCCGAAGGATCTGAGGCGGGTACCCCGAACATTTCATTTTTCCGCTGATGAAATCCGGAACGGGCTGACGGATAAAAAAGGCAAAACCGTATGCAACGGGCTGATCCGGGACTGGACAATCTGGCAATTTCAGAAGCCGGAAATATTCGATGTATTTGTCAGCGTGCTGGAAAAGCTTTCGCCGGACAGCGACGAAAAACTCCGCCCCGGCAAACCGATCCGGGTATCAGTGGAAGATGCCCGCGATATTCCGACGCTTGAACTGCCCTACGGCACAATTCCGATCACTCACATTTCCGCAGGGATGCAACGTATTATAGGGTTTGCGTATCTTCTGGTCTGGGCATGGAGCGAACACAAAGCCGTTGCCTCACTGATGAATCTGGAACCGCAACAGCGCATTACGATCCTCTTTGACGAAATCGAATCCCACCTGCATCCCAAGTGGCAGCGGGTGATACTTCCCGCAATTCTGGACGTGGCAAACATTGCGGAATCAGATATGAAAGTCCAGATGATCGCCAGCACCCATGCGCCGCTTGTGCTGTCGTCAATTGAAACGGAATTTTGTGAAAACAGGGATCAGGTGCTGACATTTGATCTGGCTGACGGGAACGTATCGGTCCGGGAAATTCCGTGGAGCAAGCAGGGAGATGTGACCAACTGGCTTGTCTCCGACGTTTTTGGTCTCAGGCAGGCCCGGTCCAAAGCCGCCGAAGTCGCCATTGAGGCGGCCAATGCGTTCATGCGCGGTGAGGCCGATGAACTGCCGGAACATCTGAAAACAAAAGCGGCCATCCATGAAGCGCTTTCCCAGGCACTGGCCGGGCATGATCCGTTCTGGCCAAGGTGGGTCGTTTTCACCGGAGGGACGGCATGA
- a CDS encoding DVU_1553 family AMP-dependent CoA ligase codes for MEDWIFRKIGGTASGSHLTRDALRQYQAEKLRETVAYAGQNSPFYRARLADFPVETLQTPEDVSRLPFTTAQDIRKAPLKFLCVSQSDISRMVTLKTSGTTANPKRLCFTAQDLELTVDFFAHAMRSFVKPGQRVLILLPGEQPDSVGDLLRRGLDRIGVDGIVSGPVADPAQTADTILKQEIDGLVGIPTQVLQLVRTDGVKKIPAGRIKSVILSTDYVPEAVKKTLESAWGCRVFNHYGMTEMGYGGGVECHAQCGYHFRDADLLMEIVDPATGQPKQDGEYGEAVFTTLTRHGMPLIRYRTGDLTRFLPDPCPCGTVLKRMEPVRGRIAGSIALKNGQMLTVRDLDERLLTLPELLNYQAEITRENGLDLLRISVYTSAGNDPQLAETIRQTVSGIPAIQAALNESVLSVGEIQFSPENWFTTGMKKRKIEDRR; via the coding sequence ATGGAAGACTGGATTTTCCGGAAAATCGGCGGCACGGCGTCCGGTAGCCATCTGACACGGGACGCCCTGCGGCAGTATCAGGCGGAAAAGCTGCGGGAAACCGTGGCATATGCCGGTCAGAACAGCCCGTTTTACCGCGCGCGTCTGGCGGATTTTCCCGTGGAAACGCTTCAGACCCCGGAAGATGTGAGCCGCCTGCCATTTACCACGGCCCAGGATATCAGAAAAGCCCCCCTGAAATTCCTCTGCGTCTCCCAGAGCGACATCAGCCGGATGGTGACGCTCAAAACCTCCGGCACAACCGCAAATCCCAAGCGGCTCTGCTTTACCGCTCAGGATCTCGAACTGACCGTCGATTTTTTTGCCCATGCCATGCGATCCTTTGTGAAGCCGGGCCAGCGGGTTCTGATTCTCCTGCCCGGCGAGCAGCCGGACAGCGTGGGCGATCTGCTGCGCCGGGGGTTGGACCGGATCGGCGTGGACGGAATCGTTTCCGGGCCGGTCGCGGACCCGGCACAGACTGCGGATACTATTCTGAAGCAGGAAATCGACGGGCTGGTGGGCATTCCCACACAGGTGCTGCAACTGGTGCGGACGGACGGCGTGAAAAAAATCCCGGCAGGCCGGATCAAAAGCGTTATTCTCAGCACGGACTATGTGCCGGAGGCGGTCAAAAAAACGCTGGAATCGGCCTGGGGCTGCCGGGTTTTCAACCACTACGGCATGACCGAAATGGGGTACGGCGGCGGCGTGGAGTGCCACGCCCAATGCGGATATCACTTCCGGGATGCGGATCTGCTGATGGAAATCGTTGATCCGGCCACCGGCCAGCCGAAACAGGACGGGGAATACGGCGAGGCGGTCTTTACCACGCTGACCCGGCACGGAATGCCGCTCATCCGCTACCGGACCGGCGATCTGACCCGGTTTCTGCCCGATCCCTGTCCCTGCGGCACCGTGCTGAAACGTATGGAACCGGTGCGGGGCCGGATCGCAGGCAGCATTGCCCTGAAAAACGGCCAGATGCTGACGGTGCGGGATCTGGACGAACGCCTGCTGACACTCCCGGAACTGCTCAATTATCAGGCGGAAATCACGCGGGAAAACGGCTTGGACCTGCTTCGTATTTCGGTTTACACATCTGCCGGAAATGACCCGCAGCTTGCCGAAACGATCCGGCAAACCGTCTCCGGGATTCCGGCCATACAGGCGGCGCTGAATGAAAGCGTACTGAGTGTGGGCGAGATTCAGTTCAGCCCCGAAAACTGGTTTACAACCGGCATGAAAAAGCGGAAGATAGAGGACAGAAGATAG
- the trsS gene encoding radical SAM (seleno)protein TrsS, giving the protein MNKDRILSETQSLCPECFARIPAFRVASGDGVYLEKTCKEHGTYRTVIWRGKPAFGKWVRVKIPSTPKACFTEAEKGCPFDCGLCTAHGQHTCTALLEITQRCNLRCPVCFASADAAPESDPDMATIRFWYDRVSEAGGTCNIQLSGGEPTVRDDLPAIVEMGRKAGFGFIQVNTNGLRLGTEKDFARKLADAGLASVFLQFDGTDDAIHKKLRGRALMDIKRRAVENCIKAGIGVVLVPVLVPGVNTDNIGDILRFGLDYAPGVRGVHFQPVSYFGRYPQPPADRDRITIPEVITALADQTGDMIRPEHFRPPGCEHALCSFHGNYMILPDGQLKALTGNGGNSCCGPEKAEEGARQAISSVARQWAAPLTPVCSCNSPEPASTPDDFDAFLARAKTHIFAISGMAFQDVWTIDLERLKGCCIHTVSPDGRLIPFCAYNVTNAHGEALYRGQCG; this is encoded by the coding sequence ATGAATAAAGATCGGATTCTATCGGAAACCCAAAGCCTCTGCCCGGAATGTTTCGCCAGAATCCCGGCCTTCCGGGTGGCCAGCGGCGACGGCGTTTATCTGGAAAAAACATGCAAAGAACACGGCACCTACCGGACAGTCATCTGGCGGGGCAAACCGGCTTTTGGCAAGTGGGTCCGGGTCAAAATTCCGTCCACGCCCAAAGCATGTTTCACCGAAGCGGAAAAAGGCTGTCCCTTTGACTGCGGACTCTGCACTGCCCACGGTCAGCACACCTGCACAGCCCTGCTGGAGATCACGCAGCGGTGCAATCTCCGTTGCCCGGTCTGCTTTGCCTCTGCCGATGCCGCCCCTGAATCGGACCCGGATATGGCGACCATCCGCTTCTGGTACGACCGGGTTTCGGAGGCGGGCGGGACGTGCAATATCCAGCTTTCCGGGGGAGAGCCGACCGTGCGGGACGACCTGCCCGCCATTGTGGAGATGGGCCGGAAAGCCGGATTCGGCTTCATCCAGGTCAACACCAACGGCCTGCGTCTGGGCACGGAAAAAGATTTTGCCCGAAAACTGGCGGACGCGGGGCTGGCCTCCGTCTTTCTGCAATTTGACGGCACGGACGATGCTATTCACAAAAAACTGAGGGGCCGTGCCCTGATGGACATCAAGCGCCGGGCCGTTGAAAACTGTATCAAGGCTGGTATCGGCGTGGTGCTGGTTCCCGTACTGGTGCCGGGCGTCAACACGGACAACATCGGCGACATCCTCCGGTTCGGCCTGGACTATGCGCCGGGCGTCCGGGGAGTTCACTTTCAGCCGGTCAGCTATTTCGGGCGCTATCCCCAGCCCCCCGCAGACCGGGACAGAATCACCATTCCCGAAGTCATCACGGCCCTGGCCGACCAGACCGGCGATATGATCCGGCCCGAACACTTCCGCCCGCCCGGATGCGAACATGCCCTCTGCTCATTTCACGGCAATTACATGATCCTGCCGGACGGGCAGCTCAAGGCCCTGACCGGAAATGGCGGGAATTCCTGCTGCGGGCCGGAAAAGGCCGAGGAGGGCGCACGCCAGGCCATTTCCTCCGTTGCCCGGCAGTGGGCCGCGCCGCTGACGCCGGTTTGCAGTTGCAACAGCCCGGAACCGGCCAGTACACCGGATGATTTTGACGCATTTCTGGCACGGGCCAAAACCCACATCTTTGCCATATCGGGCATGGCATTTCAGGATGTGTGGACCATCGACCTGGAGCGGCTGAAAGGGTGCTGCATCCATACCGTATCCCCGGATGGGCGGCTGATCCCCTTTTGCGCCTACAATGTCACCAATGCTCATGGAGAGGCACTCTACAGAGGACAATGCGGATAA
- a CDS encoding DVU_1555 family C-GCAxxG-C-C protein: MNDLLFRLIELSGKGYCCSQIMLILGLENQGKENPDLVRAMNGLCMGVASSGGTCGVFSGAACLLSLYAGKGADDETENEKLPLMLSALTDWFSETVGGRYGGIQCADIIGEGAAAPDTGRCGEIMTETYGRVLEILMENDIDPAGVIDE, translated from the coding sequence ATGAACGACCTTCTATTCAGACTCATCGAACTTTCGGGCAAAGGCTATTGTTGCAGCCAGATCATGCTCATCCTGGGACTGGAAAATCAGGGCAAGGAAAACCCGGATCTGGTCCGCGCAATGAACGGCCTGTGCATGGGCGTGGCCAGCAGCGGCGGCACCTGCGGGGTATTTTCCGGCGCGGCCTGCCTGCTCTCCCTTTACGCCGGAAAAGGCGCGGATGACGAGACCGAAAACGAAAAGCTCCCGCTGATGCTCTCAGCCCTGACGGATTGGTTTTCAGAAACCGTCGGGGGCCGGTACGGCGGGATACAGTGTGCGGATATCATCGGGGAAGGCGCTGCCGCGCCGGATACGGGCCGGTGCGGGGAGATTATGACGGAAACCTACGGCAGGGTGCTGGAAATATTAATGGAAAACGACATCGACCCGGCAGGAGTCATTGATGAATAA
- the trsM gene encoding DVU_1556 family methyltransferase, with protein MAYCRLYEQEAVRATVGPAIRPGGFALTDWAVKFCGFPKGARIADIGCGCGATVGHLRKMYQLEASGADMSALLLAEGRQASALPLIRASADALPYGNGVMDGLFCECVLSILPDPETALGEFYRVLKPGGCLVLSDIYLRQPPADNRLKELPVISCFTSAVSEDARIAQVRAAGFRILLWEDHTRLLKEMAAQFVFEHGSLQEFWAQMLPCGCAGETAAAIREAKPGYYLMVARKGAG; from the coding sequence ATGGCGTATTGCCGACTTTACGAGCAGGAGGCGGTCCGGGCCACCGTCGGTCCGGCCATCCGGCCCGGGGGCTTCGCCCTGACGGACTGGGCCGTGAAATTCTGCGGCTTCCCCAAAGGGGCCAGAATTGCGGACATCGGGTGCGGGTGCGGGGCCACGGTCGGCCATCTGCGGAAGATGTACCAATTAGAGGCGTCGGGCGCGGACATGTCGGCCCTGCTGCTGGCCGAGGGCAGGCAAGCCTCGGCCCTGCCCCTGATTCGGGCGTCGGCGGATGCCCTGCCCTACGGAAACGGCGTTATGGACGGCCTGTTCTGCGAATGCGTCCTCTCCATTCTGCCCGATCCTGAAACGGCTTTGGGGGAATTTTACCGGGTGCTGAAACCAGGCGGCTGTCTGGTGCTTTCGGATATTTACTTGCGCCAGCCGCCAGCCGACAATCGCCTGAAAGAGTTGCCCGTGATTTCATGTTTTACAAGTGCGGTTTCCGAAGATGCCCGGATAGCCCAGGTCCGGGCCGCAGGATTCAGAATTCTCCTGTGGGAAGACCACACCCGGCTGCTGAAGGAGATGGCCGCACAATTTGTATTTGAACACGGATCATTACAGGAGTTCTGGGCACAGATGCTGCCCTGCGGCTGTGCCGGGGAAACCGCCGCCGCCATCCGGGAGGCAAAGCCGGGGTATTATCTGATGGTGGCGCGGAAGGGGGCCGGATAA